The genomic DNA CTCACGAGTTGTAGGCGGCCTCGCCGTGCTGCGTGGCGTCCAGGCCCATGCGCTCCTCTTCCTCGGAGACGCGCAAGCCCACCGTCTTGTCCACGATCTTGAGGACGACGAGCGTCACCACGGCCGTGTAGGCGCCCACCACGAGCAGGGCCAGCGCCTGCTTGCCGAGCAGCGCGGGGTTGCCGGCCAGCAGGCCGTCGGCGCCCGCGGGGTTGAGCGCGGCCTGGGAGAACACGCCCACGAGGAGCGCGCCCAGCAGGCCGCCCACGCCGTGCACGCCCCACGCGTCGAGCGAGTCGTCGTAGTGCAGCTTCTCCTTGAGGAGCACCGCGCCGTAGCATACGCCGCCGGCGAGGATGCCGATGACGAGCGAGGCCGCGGGCGACACGAAGCCGGCCGCCGGGGTGATGGCCACCAGTCCCGCCACGAGGCCCGACACCATGCCCAGCAGCGTGGGCCGCTTGCGGAGGATCCACTCGGCGCTCGTCCAAGCGAGCGCCGCCGCGCCCGCCGCGATGTGCGTGGTGGAGAACGCGAGCGCCGCCAACGGGCCCGCCGCCAGCGCGCTGCCGGCGTTGAAGCCGAACCAGCCGAACCACAGGAGCCCGCCGCCGAGGATGGTCATGGGCAGGTCATGCGGGATGAAGCGCTCGCGCCCGAAGCCCAGACGCTTGCCGATGTAGATGGCGCAGATGAGCGCGCTCAGGCCCGCCGTCCAGTGCACCACCGTGCCGCCCGCGAAGTCGAGCACGCCCAGCTTGAAGAGCCACCCGCCCTCGGCCCACGTCCAGTGCGCCACGGGATCGTACACGAGCGTGGTCCACAGGAGGGTGAAGAGCACGTAGGCGCTGAACTTCATGCGCTCCACGAACGCACCGGAGATGAGCGCCGGGGTGATGATGGCGAACTTGAGCTGGAAGGCCATGAAGACCAGGTGGGGGATGGTGCCCCGGGTCTCCGTGGTCACGTTGTTGAGCATCAGGAAGTCGCCGCCCCCGATGAAGCCCCCGTGCGTCTGGCCGAAGGCGAGCGAGTAGCCGAACACCACCCACTGCACCGTCACCAGCGCCATGGCGAAGAACGAGTACATGAACGTGGCGAGCACGTTCTTGCGCCGCACCATACCGCCATAGAAGAGCGCCAGCCCCGGCGTCATCAGCAGCACCAGCGCGGAGGCCATCAGCATCCACGCCGTGTCACCCGAGTTGGCCACGGACTCGGCCGCCTGGGCGTGCGCGAGCGCCGATGTCAACAGACAGAGCAGCGGCGCCAGGCGCCGGATCCCTCTCATTCCTCGATAAATCTCCATGTCCGCGCAGCGTGCCTTGACGCAGCGCGCAAGTCCAATCTCCTGAGAAGAGGGGTCGCGCGACGCGGCGCACCAGGGGGCCCCGGCTCCGGGTGAAGCCCAGGCGGACCCCGGGCGGAGCCGGGACTCGCTCCGACTTTTCGAGTCCCCCGGGTCTGGTGGTAGCATCTGTCGCCCAGTCTTCATTCCACACCGCCCACCGACGGGGGAGCGCATGGTCCAGAATGGCGCACCGCCACAGAGCGCACCGGCCGACGCCGGAGATCCCCTGCTCGGCCGGGTGCTCAACGACAAGTTCCGCATCGTGGAAGTGCTCGGGGCGGGGGGCATGGGGCGGGTGTACAAGGCGGTGCAGTCGCCCCTCGAGCGCATGGTGGCGCTCAAGGTGCTCAACCCCCAGTACAGCGAGGGCAAGGATCCGGGCTTCCAGAAGCGCTTCTTCATGGAGGCGGCCGTCACCTCCAAGCTGCGCCACCCCAACACCGTCACCATCTTCGACTACGGGAAGACGGACGACGGCGTGCTGTACATCGCCATGGAGTACCTGGAGGGGCAGACGCTGGCGCATCTGCTCGCCAACGCGGGCGCGCTGCCATGGATCCGCGCGCTGAACGTGGCCCAGCAGGTGGCGCGTTCGCTGCGCGAGGCGCACCGGGTCGGCCTCATCCACCGCGACCTCAAGCCCGCCAACATCATGGTCCTCGCGCAGGAGGACGACCTCGACGTGGTGAAGGTGCTGGACTTCGGCCTGGTGAAGTCCTTCCTGGCGGACCGCGAGGGCCCCCAGGACGTGGAAATCACCCAGGCGGGGGTCATCCTCGGCTCGCCGCTGTACATGGCGCCCGAGCAGGCGCGCAACGTGTCCGACCCGCGCAGCGACGTGTACTCGCTGGGCGTGGTGATGTACCAGATGATGCTCGGCCGTCCGCCCTTCACGGCGCCCCAGAGCATCGACGTCATCTTCAAGCACATCAACGAGGCGCCGCCCTCCTTCACGTCCATCTGGGCCACGCACGACGTGCCCCCGGACGTGGAGGCGCTGGTGATGCGCTGCCTGAGCAAGCGCCCCGAGGAACGCTTCCAGTCCATGGACGAGATGCTGGAGGCCCTCCGGCGCTCCGCCTCGGCCGCGGGCCACAGCGGCGTCTTCTCCGCGCCGCGCACGCTGGGAAACAGCGGTGTCATGTCCGTGCCCGCGCTCGGGGGAGAAGTCCTCTCCGGGCCGAGGACCGGTCCCCTGCCCGCGCCCAACACCACGGGCGCGAACACGATGTCCTTGGACGTCTCCGTGGAGGAGGCGCCCCGGCCGTCCCGCATGACGCTACCGCTGGCCCTCTTCGCCATCTCGCTGCTGCTGGGCCTGGGCGTGGCCGCGGTGATGACCCTGAGGGCGCCCGAGCCGGCGTCCGCGCCCGTCGCGGCGGCGCCCGAGCCCGTCAGGGCCCCCGCCCCCCTGCTCCGGCGCCCACGCCCGTTCCCGCCGCGCCGCCCCCGGCCGAGGTGGCCGCGGCCGAGAGCGATCTGGAAGAACTCACCCCGCTCGTGCCGGAGCCCGGCGCGCGAATCCAGCTCACGGTGTCGAGCGAGCCGTCCGGGGCGACGGTGATGTACGAAGGCCGCGTGGTGGGCGAGACGCCCATGCAACTGCCCGTGCCCCCCGGCGCGAATGGCCGCGCGAGTGCCCGTCTGACCTTCACCCTCGATGGCTATCAGCGCGCCACGGCGCTCGTCGAGGGCAGCGGGCCGGTGGTACGTTTCAACCAGAAGCTGCTGAAGAAGAGGAGCGGCACCCGCCCCCCGGCGGACCGGAAGTCCTCTGGGTATAAGGACGACCCCTACTAACAATGCTGAAGAAGATCGCCTGGAAGCGAGCCGGCACCCTGGCTCTGGTGCTGTGCGCGGGGACGGCCTGGGGTGACGCTCGCCTGGAGGCCCGCCGCCACTTCCGCAACGGCATGAGCCTCATCGCCCAGGGTCAGTACGACTCGGGTATCGCCGAGCTGCTGAACGCCTACGCCATCAAGCCCCACGCCAACGTGCTCTACAACATCGCGCGCGCCTACCAGGACGCGGGCCGTGTTCCCGAGGCCGTGGACTACTACCGGCGCTACCTCGCCGCCAATCCGCCCGACTCGGCCCCCGTGGCCGCGACGCTCGCGAAGCTGGAAGAGACGCTGGGTGACCCCCGCGAGGAGCCGGCCGCCGAGGAGAACAAGGGACTGCCGCCCATGCCTCCCCCGCCCGCCAACACGGAGGCGACCAAGACGCTCACCGCGTTGATGGAGCGGCTGGAGAAGGCCATCGCCCGCGCCGAGGCCCTGCCCGCCACGCCCGGCCCCACCCGGTCCACCGCGGACGCGCCTGGCGCCGCCGTCGCGCTCCAGACGGGAACGGCCCCGGGAGAGGACGAGGGCGAGGTGCCCTACGAGGAGCGCGTGGTGACGGCCAGCCGCCGTGCGCAGTCCTCGCTGGAAGCGCCCAACGCCACCACCGTCATCACCGCCGAGGACATCCGCTTGTCGGGCGCCCGGAGCCTGCCGGAGCTGCTGCGGCGGGTGCCCGGCGCCGAGGTGATGATGATGGGGCCCGCCAGCGCGAACGTGTCGCTGCGCGGCTTCAACCAGCGCCTGTCCAACAAGGTCCTGGTGCTGGTGGACGGCCGCTCCGAGTACCAGGACTTCCTGGGCATGACGCTCTGGTCCTCCATCCCGGTGTCGCTGGATGAAATCGAGCGCATCGAGGTCATCCGAGGTCCGGGCAGCGCGCTGTACGGCGCCAACGCCATGTTGGGCGTGGTCAACATCATCACCCAGGCCCCGGGCACGGGCCCGCGCGCGCGCTTCCAGGGCTACGCGGGCAGCGGCAACGTGGCGGGCGGCGACTTCGTGAGCCACGGGGGCTCGGGCGCGCTGCGCTATCGCGCCTCGGTGGCGTACACCCAGGCGAACAAGTGGAGCCGGGACTTCGCCTCGGACCGGCCCGACATGCTCATCGAGGATCCCAACCCGGACCTGGGCGTGCGCAGCGCGCGCGCCACCCTGGCCACCACCTATCAGTTCGACGCGGGCCCCCAACTGGGACTGACCGGCGGCGTCAACCGGCTCTACACGGAGGCCTACCCGCTCGGCGCCCTGCGCAACTTCTACATGGACGGCGTGAGCGCCTTCGCCAAGGCGGACGCGAGCATGGGTCCGGTGAAGTTCAAGGCCTTCTGGAACCACCTCTCCGCGAACGCGGGGCCTCAGTACGAGGCCCGGGGCCAGCGCTCGCTACAGACCCGCGTCGACTCCAACGTCTTCAATGGCGAGCTGCTCATCAGCAAGACGTTCTCGCTCGCGGGCGAGCACCAGGTGAACGTGGGCGTGGAAGGCCGCCTCAAGCGCCTGGGCTGGGCCTACATGGAGTCGCTGCGCCAGGAGCTGCACGGCGCGGCCTTCGTGCAGGACGAGTGGCGGCTGGCCAACCCCTTCCGCGTGGTGGCCTCCTACCGTGTGGACCGGCACCCGCTGCTGGACAAGGGCTCGGCGGGGCTGGCGCACTCGCCCCGCGTCTCCGCGCTCTTCCTGCCCTTCGAGGGCCATGCGTTCCGCGCCAGCGCCGCCTCGGCCTTCCGCGTGCCCACCTTCATGGAGAGCTACGCGCGGGTGGGCTTCCCGCTGCCGGGCGTCAACGGCGCCAACCTGCTCACCACGGGCAACCAGATGCTCAAGCCCGAGCAGCTGCTGGCCTTCGAGCTGGGCTACCGCGGCGAGGCCCCCACGCTCGGCATCGACTGGGACCTGGCGCTCTACCAGAACACCGTGCGCAACCTCATCGACCTGTCCGCCGTGGTGCCGGTGACGGCGGGTGACGCATGGGACGCGGCCTCGGGCACGTACATCCTGGGCCGCTCCTTCTTCCAGAACGAGTCGGCCGTCTACACCGCGCGTGGCGCCGAGCTCGGCGTGTCCCTGGCGCCGGTGGACGGCCTGGGCATCCGCGTGAGCGGCGCGCTGCAGAACCTGACGTCCGAGGGCGGTACGGAGTCGCTGTGCGGCCCATGCAGCCAGGCGCCCCAGTTCAAGCTGTATGGCGGCATCACCTACCGCACGCGCCAGGCCCTGGAGCTGGGCCTGGACGCGGCCTGGTCCTCCGCCACCCAGTGGGTGGAGCGCGAGCCCACGGCGCAGGATCCCACCCGCATCGAACCCATCTCCAACGGCCTGGGCGCCTACACCGTCATCAACGCCCGGGTGGGCTACAGCCCGGTGAAGGATCGGGTGTCGGTGGCGCTCGTGGGCTCCAACCTGGGCCCCGCCCATTCCCAGCACCCCTTCGGCAATCGCATCGAGCGCCGGGTGCTCGCCCTGCTGACGGTGACGCCATGATGTCCTCTCGCCAGAAAACCCTGGGGGGCCTCGCCCTCGCGTGCGTGCTCGCCACCGGGTGCGAGCCTCCTCCGGTCTTCGCCACCGCGGATGTCCGTCAGCAGCAGCTCCGGTCGCGCATCGAGGGCCAGGTGGTGGTGCAGGGGCCGGTGCGCGGCAACGCCATCGTGCTGCTCTACGACGCCGAGCGGCCTCCTCCGCCCCAGGGCACGGGCCGTCCGGTGAGCTTCACCGTCATCCCCCGCGAACAGCTCTTCGGCCCGGCGGACCCGTCCGCGGTGGGGCCCTTCACCGCGCCCTACGCGTTCAGCCAGGTGGCCAAGGGGCACTACCTCGTGCGCGGCTTCATCGACGCGGACACGTGCCTGATGACGGGCAACCAGCAGCCCTGCCACACGCCGGACTTCATTCCCTGGTTCACCGTCACCGGCGAGCCCAACGCCGGAGACGTGGGCGGCGCCGCCCTGGACGCCTCGGGCAAGCCCCGGATCGTGGACATCTCTCCGCTCGAGGACGACTCGCTGCCGGCCGCCACCCACGTCAACGTGAGCTTCTCCACCGAGAAGACCCGGGTGCCCTTCGATCGCCCCGTCTTCTGGGTGGACGGCCCCTCGCGCTTCGAGCGCAAGCCGAGCACGCTGACGCTCAGGCCGCTGCAGTTGCAGGAGTCCGGCGTGGACCAGCGCCCGCCGTCCTTCTTCGTCCGGCTGGTGGACGACAACGAGGACGGCAAGCCGGATGACGCCAATGGCGACGGCTCGTTGGACCTGTGGCCCCGCGTCCTGGTGCGCAAGCTCACCCACGTCGTGGACCCCCGCAATCCAGCGCAAGGGCTCGCCGACGAGAACGACCTGGACCGCAACGGCGTCCTCGACGAGACCGGTGAGGATTACATCCGGGAGAACGGGAGCAAGGACGGGCAGCCGGACCTGGTGCTGCTCTCCGCGTCGTTGTCCGTGCCGCCCGAGGTCCTCGCCCAGTTGAACCAGAAGGTCGATGGCGCCTGGAGCTTCCAACCCGTTCCCTCGCCCATCCTCACCCTCAACTTGAATCCAGCGGCGATCGATGCGAGGGATCCCCGCCAACCCGTGCGCCTGCAGACGATCCCCCCCGGGCGCTACTCCATCACCCTCGTCCAGTTCACCGGCCAGACGTGGCGCGTCCCCAATGAATTGGACCCCTTGGTGGCGACCCCGAAGGATCTGCCCGCGACGGGGCTCCCCCCGGTGGCCACCCAGTCCTTCGTGATCGAGGTGCCATGAGTTCCGTCTCCCCGCGCCCTCTCCAAGGGAGCGTGACTTTGACTTCGAGGTGTGTGTGGGCGAACATGGCGGGCAGTCTGGTCGTGAGCGGGGGGGGGGAACACCATTGGGAGGTTCTTCGATGAAGTCGGCCACCGTTGTGCCCGAATCACTGGCGACAGCTGCAGCCCGTTCCCCGGCGGCTCCCACCGAGCCCGCCCGCCCATCCGTGTCCACTCCGGCGGTGACCCGTCCTGGCGAGCCGGTGCGTCCCTTCGGAGGGATCAACGCCGAGACGGCCCGCGCCTTCACGGCCGTGGCCAACACCGAGACGCGCCCCTTCGCGCGCCCGGAGCCCGGCGTGAAACCCCAGCGCGTGCTGCTCGTGGACGACAGCCGCTCCATCCGCACGCTGCTCAAAATCTACCTGATGGCGCGCGCCTTCGAGTACATCGAGGCGGAGTCGGCCGAGGCGGCGCTCAGGGAGCTGGACACGCAGCAGGTGGACCTCATCCTCACCGACTTCCACATGGATGGAATGAACGGCGCGGACTTCGCGGCCACGGTGCGCTCGAACAAGGATCTCAAGGTGTCGCGCATCCCCATCCTGATGATGACGGGCGATGCGAACGCCGCCGAGGTGCGCAACAAGGGCCAGAAGGCGGGCATCAACGCCTTCGTGCGCAAGCCGGTGAGCTGCGCCCAGCTCATGACGCTGGTGGACACCATCCTCCCGGCGCCCAAGAAGGTCTGAGCCCCGCCGTCAGGTGGCGGGCAGCGACGCGCGGGTCCGCCGCTTGCGTACGGACTCCGCCACCCGGACGGCGAGCAGCAGGCCCAGCACGCACGCGTACACGAGCGGCTCGGTCAGATCCTTCTTCACCCGCCAGATGAAGTGCACCACGCCCAGGGACACGGCCACGTAGACAAGCCGGTGCAACCGCTGCCAGGTGGGAAAGCCCAGGCGGCGCACCATGCGATTGGTACTGGTGACGGCCAGGGGCACGAGCAACACCAGCGCCAGGAAACCCACGGTGATGAAGGGCCGCTTCGTGATGTCCGCGAGGAGGGCGCCCCACGCCAGGCCCTGATCCAACACCGCGTAGGTGAGGAAGTGCATCACCGCGTAGGCGAAGCCCAACAGGCCCAACAGCTTGCGGATGCGTAGGGGCCACGTCCACCCGAACAGCAGCTTGAGCGGCGTGCACGCGAGCGAGGCCACCAGCACGATGAGCGCGAGCATGCCCGTCTGATGGAGCACGCGCTCGATGGGGTTGGCGCCCAGGGCACCTCGCGCGAAGTCGAGCGCCAGGAGCGCCACGGGGGACAGCCCGCCCACGAGGACGGCGGGCTTGAGCCAGGGGTAGGGAGACGAGGCCATGGGCGTCAGAAGTTCTCGCGCAGGTCCATGCCCGAATAGAGGCCGGCCACCTGCTCGGCGTAGCCGTTGAAGGGCAGCGTGGGACGGCGGCGGAACTCCCCGATGCGGCGCTCGGAGGCCTGACTCCACCGGGGGTGATCCACCTGGGGATTCACGTTCGCGTAGAAGCCGTATTCGCGCCTGTTGGCCAGGCTCCACGTCGTGGGCGGCTGTGTCTCCGTGAGGGAGATGCGGACGATGGACTTGATGCCCTTGAAGCCATACTTCCACGGCACCACGAGCCGCAGCGGCGCGCCGTTCTGGTTGGGTAACACCTTGCCGTACAGGCCCACCGCCAGCAGCGCGAGCGGGTGCAGGGCCTCGTCCAGGCGCAAGCCCTCGACGTAGGGCCAGTCGAGCGTGGCCGCCTTCTGGCCGGGCATCTGCTTGGGATCCATCAGGGTGGTGAAGGCCACGTACTTCGCCTTGCTCGTGGGCTCCACGCGCCGCAGGAGCCCCGCCAGCGGAAAGCCCATCCACGGAATCACCATGGACCAGGCCTCCACGCAGCGCATCCGGTAGACGCGGTCCTCCAGGGGGAACCAGGACTGGAGCGTGTCCATGTCCACGCGCTGGGGCTTGTTCACCTCGCCGTCGATGACGACCGTCCAGGGCCGGGGCTTGAGCGTGTGCGCGTTCTCGGCGGGGTCCCCCTTGTCGAGCCCGAACTCGTAGAAGTTGTTGTAGGTGGTGGCGTCCTCGTAGGGCGTGGGCGTCTCGTCGGTGTCGTAGGGGCCCCGGGGACGCGCCTTCTTGGGGGCCTCGCCCGGAGCGGCGGGCGGCGGCGCCAGAAGCTCCCCGCCATCTCCACCCGAAGGCCGGCGGCTGAGCAGTTGCAACCCCGCCCCCACCGCCGTGGCCGTGCCGGTGAAGAGCGCCGCGCCTTTGATGAGCTCCCGCCGGTTCAGGTACAGCGACTCGGCGGTGATGTCAGACCCAGGGGGCTCGGGCGGCAGATGGCGCATGCCCTTCATAACGCCCGGGAACGCCTCCGGTTACAAGGGGACGTCGGCCCGAGGCAACGGCGCGGGCTCGCGCACCCGGGCATCCCGGGCCCGCCACAGCGCCCACCAGGGCGTGGAGGGCGATTGGTGGTGCTCCCAGTGGTAGCCGAAGAAGTAGCAGGAGAGCATGGCCCACACGTGGTTGCGCGGCAGCGAGCGCGCGTGGTGGGGCGCCATGTCCGGCGTGTCCGGCCGCCGGTGGGGCAGATAGGTGCCAAAATAGAAGAGCTGGAAGGTCCCCGCCACCGCGGGCGCCACCCAGAAGGCCCAGATGCGCCATTGCTCCACGCCCAGCCACATCAGCACGTTGAACTTGAGCGCCATGGTGAGGAACTGCGGCCACGTCATGTAGCGCACCATGAACGTCGTGAACCAAGGGAGGAAAACCTGGGTCCTCGTGGAGAAGTCCGGGTCATCCGGACCCGTGGGGTTCAGGTGGTGCGCGCGGTGGTTGACCACCAACCGCTTGTAGGACAACCCCGCGAAGAGGAAGCAGGCGAGCGTGCCCACCGCCTCGTTCAAGCCCCGGTGGCGGCTCACCGTGCCGTGCATGGCGTCATGCCCGGTGATGAACAGCCCCGTGCACAGGTAGGCCTGCAACGCCATGTGAAACCAGGCGAGCGGCGAGGCGAGCGTCAGCTCGGCCCAGCCCAGCAACCAGAGGAGGTGGCCCAACCACGCCCCCATCACGGTGAGGGCGATGAGGACTCCCCAGGGACCGCGAGGTGCGTGGTGGCGCATACGGCCTCATCTCTCATCACGTTTCGCTCGCCGTGCACGGCGAAAAACACACGGCGAGCGAGCAGACGACACTACTTCTTGCCCGCGGGGGGAGCGGCCCCGGAACCCGCCATGAGTTGTTCGGCGGTGACATAGCGCGGCTCGATGTCCACGGGCACGTTGGCGAGCTTGTCCAGCACGCGCTTCACCTCGGGGCGCACCACGCCCATCTTATCGAGCAACACATCGGCGGCGGAGCGATCTCCGCGGGCCTGCAACTCCATGAGCTGCTTCGTCAGGGTGGTGACGGACTCGCGCACCTTGCCGGGCACCACGGCGAAGGTGCCGTCCTTGGCGACCGTCACCGCGCCCGTGTCCAGGAAGTGGTTGAGCTGCAACGCCACGCCCTTGCCGTGCGCCTCGTTGATGCCGAAGCGGATGGAGCGGAACGCGGACGCCAGGAACGTCGTGTACATGGTGCGCTCGAGTTCCTTGCCAATGACGCCCTTGTCCACGAGCGCCTGCAAGGCCCACAGGCCGGAGATGTCCGCCTTGGCCTCCTCGATCGCGCTGGACGAGGCCTGGAGCGCCTGGCGCACCGTGGTCTCCTTGCCCTCCACGGTGATGGTGTGCGGCCCCAGGCCATGCATCAGCTCGTGCATGAGGATGTGGGTGAAGAAGGCGTCGAAGGACACGTCCTTGCGATCCTTCGCCCCGAGCGCCACCTGGGCGATGGGCAGGAGCACGCGCTGGAACTTCGCCTCCTGGATGTTCTTGAGCATCACGCGCTTGGTGCCCTTCTCGGCCGCCACGCGCTCGTCATTGGGCAGGTTGTACGCCGCCGTCTGCACGCCCCGGTTGCCATCCCCCGAGGAGAACAGGCTGTTGACGACCCGGATGGGCGCGAGCGCCCCGAGCTTCGGATTGCGCAGCTTCGGATCGATGGGCAGAGCGTTCTCCAGCCCCTGCAACTCCCCGCTGAACTTCGACAGCTTCGCCGTCTCCGCGTCGTCGCGCAGGGCGATGAAGGCCTCGAAGGCGGCCTTGTAGTTGAACCACTCGTCCTCGTAGACCTCGTAGGGCCCGATGGTGGGCTCGATGCTCGCGTCGAGCTCCATCCACGCCACTTCACTCGGGTAGTAGTCGTTGCTCAGGAAGGCATCCGCGCGCCGGGTGAGGAACGTGCGCAGCGTGGGCTGCTGGGTGAGCTCCGCGGCCTCGATGAGCAGGTGCGCCGCCTGGGCCAGCTCGCCCTGGTACTCGACGCTGTAGGGCACGGAGATGAACTTCCCGTCGGGCCCCCGGCGCAGGGTGGTGAAGAAGCCCGTGGCCTCCTTCTGCTGCGCCTCGGGCAGCGACTTCACCCACTTCTCCACATCCGCCTGGCTGGCGCCCGCCGGGTAGAAGTGACCCTCGGGAGGCTTGGCCGGCACGCCCGGAATGAAGGGCGCGTTGTGATCCAACCGCGACCAGGGGCCCTTGTTGAGCAGGAACGCATGCAGCCGCTCCTTGCCGAGGGCGGAGGTGTCCTGGACGAGGTCGAGCAGCAGCGTCTCGTTGCCCGCCCAGGCCTGACGCAGGAAGAGCGCGTCCATGACGCGCGCGGCCTGGAGAATCTTCGCGAGCGCCTGACGCTCGGTGTCGGGCAGCTTGGACACATCCACCTGGATGTCGACGGGGGCGAAGCGCGCCGTCATGCGCTTGAGCTCGGGCGCCGTGGGTAGGCGCGCGGGAGTGGACGGCTCGGTGGCGCCAGCGGCGCCCGACCCGAGCACCGCCGCGGCGGCGAGGGAGAGGAAGGTGCGATTCATGACCGCCCTTTTAACCCTCGGACTCCAGGGTGGACAGCAAAGCCCCCGGAGCCCCACGTCATCCATCCAACGAAAACAACGAATCCATGTTAAACAGACTAAGTCGTTCTACCCTCACTGAGAGAGTCCTCGCGCATGAAGCGGAACCTCCTCGTCCTCGCACTCGTCCTGACGGCGCTCAGCCCCTTTCACGCTCGCGCCCAGAGCAGTCTCGTCGTCTTCGGCGACAGCCTGAGTGACAACGGCAACAACGGCGTCGCCACGAGCGGCCCCACCACGAAGCCGAGCAGTCAGATTTCCGGAACCTGGGTGAAGCAGCTCGCCGCCCAGTTGAACCTGACGCTGACGGCGTCCGACAGCGGCGGGACGAACTACGCCCGGGGTGGCGCCGTCACCAGCGGGATGAGCACCCAGCTCAATGCCTATCTGGCCACCCAGCCCACGGACACCGCCACCGCGCTCTACGTCCTGTGGGGCGGAGGCAACGACATCAATTACAAGGCGAGTGCCAATCCCTTCGACACCGCGGGCATCAAGGCCGCCGCGACCACGGCCGCCAACAACATCACGGGGCAGATCCGCAAGCTCGCCCAGGCTGGCGCCCGGTATGTCCTGTGGGTCAACATGCCTCCGCTGCACAAGACCCCCGCCGCCCTCTCCGTTCCCGGAGGCCTGGGCAAGACGGTGCTCGAGCCGCCGACGGTCCAATTCAACACCCTCTGGACCCAGTCCCTGACGAAGCTGCGTCAGGAGTTTCCCGGCCTCACGCGCATCGGAATGGACGCCCACGGCGTGTTCAACACGCTCATCGCGAGCCCCTCGTCCTACGGGCTGAGCAACGTCACCGGCACGTGCAAGGGCAAGACGGTCAACCCGGACACCTACCTCTTCTGGGACGACATCCACCCCACCAGCTACACCCACGGCCTCTTCGCCGACTTCGCCTACGATCTGCTCGCGCAGCAGGCCGCGTTCACGAGCGACGACGCCGAGGCTCAGGGCGCGGGGCGGTAGGTCCCGAAGCTCCAGACGTTGCCCTCGAGGTCACGCGCCGCGTAATTCCGGGAGCCGTACTCGGTGTTGTACGGCTCCATCACGATGGCGGCGCCAGCGGCACGGGCGCGGGCACAGTGCGCGTCGACATCGGCCACGTACACGAAAGGCGACGCCGAGCCACTTGGAGAGGACGAATTCAACCCGCG from Melittangium boletus DSM 14713 includes the following:
- a CDS encoding ammonium transporter, whose amino-acid sequence is MRGIRRLAPLLCLLTSALAHAQAAESVANSGDTAWMLMASALVLLMTPGLALFYGGMVRRKNVLATFMYSFFAMALVTVQWVVFGYSLAFGQTHGGFIGGGDFLMLNNVTTETRGTIPHLVFMAFQLKFAIITPALISGAFVERMKFSAYVLFTLLWTTLVYDPVAHWTWAEGGWLFKLGVLDFAGGTVVHWTAGLSALICAIYIGKRLGFGRERFIPHDLPMTILGGGLLWFGWFGFNAGSALAAGPLAALAFSTTHIAAGAAALAWTSAEWILRKRPTLLGMVSGLVAGLVAITPAAGFVSPAASLVIGILAGGVCYGAVLLKEKLHYDDSLDAWGVHGVGGLLGALLVGVFSQAALNPAGADGLLAGNPALLGKQALALLVVGAYTAVVTLVVLKIVDKTVGLRVSEEEERMGLDATQHGEAAYNS
- a CDS encoding serine/threonine-protein kinase codes for the protein MVQNGAPPQSAPADAGDPLLGRVLNDKFRIVEVLGAGGMGRVYKAVQSPLERMVALKVLNPQYSEGKDPGFQKRFFMEAAVTSKLRHPNTVTIFDYGKTDDGVLYIAMEYLEGQTLAHLLANAGALPWIRALNVAQQVARSLREAHRVGLIHRDLKPANIMVLAQEDDLDVVKVLDFGLVKSFLADREGPQDVEITQAGVILGSPLYMAPEQARNVSDPRSDVYSLGVVMYQMMLGRPPFTAPQSIDVIFKHINEAPPSFTSIWATHDVPPDVEALVMRCLSKRPEERFQSMDEMLEALRRSASAAGHSGVFSAPRTLGNSGVMSVPALGGEVLSGPRTGPLPAPNTTGANTMSLDVSVEEAPRPSRMTLPLALFAISLLLGLGVAAVMTLRAPEPASAPVAAAPEPVRAPAPLLRRPRPFPPRRPRPRWPRPRAIWKNSPRSCRSPARESSSRCRASRPGRR
- a CDS encoding TonB-dependent receptor domain-containing protein, giving the protein MLKKIAWKRAGTLALVLCAGTAWGDARLEARRHFRNGMSLIAQGQYDSGIAELLNAYAIKPHANVLYNIARAYQDAGRVPEAVDYYRRYLAANPPDSAPVAATLAKLEETLGDPREEPAAEENKGLPPMPPPPANTEATKTLTALMERLEKAIARAEALPATPGPTRSTADAPGAAVALQTGTAPGEDEGEVPYEERVVTASRRAQSSLEAPNATTVITAEDIRLSGARSLPELLRRVPGAEVMMMGPASANVSLRGFNQRLSNKVLVLVDGRSEYQDFLGMTLWSSIPVSLDEIERIEVIRGPGSALYGANAMLGVVNIITQAPGTGPRARFQGYAGSGNVAGGDFVSHGGSGALRYRASVAYTQANKWSRDFASDRPDMLIEDPNPDLGVRSARATLATTYQFDAGPQLGLTGGVNRLYTEAYPLGALRNFYMDGVSAFAKADASMGPVKFKAFWNHLSANAGPQYEARGQRSLQTRVDSNVFNGELLISKTFSLAGEHQVNVGVEGRLKRLGWAYMESLRQELHGAAFVQDEWRLANPFRVVASYRVDRHPLLDKGSAGLAHSPRVSALFLPFEGHAFRASAASAFRVPTFMESYARVGFPLPGVNGANLLTTGNQMLKPEQLLAFELGYRGEAPTLGIDWDLALYQNTVRNLIDLSAVVPVTAGDAWDAASGTYILGRSFFQNESAVYTARGAELGVSLAPVDGLGIRVSGALQNLTSEGGTESLCGPCSQAPQFKLYGGITYRTRQALELGLDAAWSSATQWVEREPTAQDPTRIEPISNGLGAYTVINARVGYSPVKDRVSVALVGSNLGPAHSQHPFGNRIERRVLALLTVTP
- a CDS encoding response regulator, translating into MRPFGGINAETARAFTAVANTETRPFARPEPGVKPQRVLLVDDSRSIRTLLKIYLMARAFEYIEAESAEAALRELDTQQVDLILTDFHMDGMNGADFAATVRSNKDLKVSRIPILMMTGDANAAEVRNKGQKAGINAFVRKPVSCAQLMTLVDTILPAPKKV
- a CDS encoding sulfite oxidase heme-binding subunit YedZ, with the protein product MASSPYPWLKPAVLVGGLSPVALLALDFARGALGANPIERVLHQTGMLALIVLVASLACTPLKLLFGWTWPLRIRKLLGLLGFAYAVMHFLTYAVLDQGLAWGALLADITKRPFITVGFLALVLLVPLAVTSTNRMVRRLGFPTWQRLHRLVYVAVSLGVVHFIWRVKKDLTEPLVYACVLGLLLAVRVAESVRKRRTRASLPAT
- the msrP gene encoding protein-methionine-sulfoxide reductase catalytic subunit MsrP; translation: MRHLPPEPPGSDITAESLYLNRRELIKGAALFTGTATAVGAGLQLLSRRPSGGDGGELLAPPPAAPGEAPKKARPRGPYDTDETPTPYEDATTYNNFYEFGLDKGDPAENAHTLKPRPWTVVIDGEVNKPQRVDMDTLQSWFPLEDRVYRMRCVEAWSMVIPWMGFPLAGLLRRVEPTSKAKYVAFTTLMDPKQMPGQKAATLDWPYVEGLRLDEALHPLALLAVGLYGKVLPNQNGAPLRLVVPWKYGFKGIKSIVRISLTETQPPTTWSLANRREYGFYANVNPQVDHPRWSQASERRIGEFRRRPTLPFNGYAEQVAGLYSGMDLRENF